Part of the Clostridium sporogenes genome, ATTATTTTATATTTATTTTCTGTTAAATCAATAACTGCTCCAAAGTCATCTTCTATTTCTATTATTTTTCTACATCCCACAAGGGAAGAAAAGCCTATAGTACCTGGATGAGCCCTTGTAACTATTACCTTTTCCATATCCTCTACGTCCCAGATTGCTTTTGCTCCTACAAATAAGTTTTTTGAGATAACTGCATCTACAAGAGCTATGTCCACTAAAGTTCCATCTTTAAAAATTTCTATCCTTTTGTCCCTATTAGATATCTCATCTAGACTAAATTTTTTAGATGCAACAAAGGCTGCAGCCATCCCAGCTACAGTGCCCTCAAGCATTTCTGGGTACACGTTATTTGTTCCTGTAGATATTGAAATTATTGGTGTTTTATTAATGGACTTTGCCACCGCTCTGCTTGTTCCATCTCCACCTAATACTACTAAGCAGTCTACCTCATATTCTTCCATTAATTTTGCAGCATTTATAGTATCATCTATACTGCCTCTAACTTTCATATTCATTATCTGTAGGTTTGTAGATAGTTCTCCTAAAGTATTTAAATTATCCAATACTTTATAACCTATTTGAAATGTATCTGGCATAATAAATATGTTCTTCACTCCAAAAGCTTCAGCAG contains:
- a CDS encoding ATP-NAD kinase family protein, whose translation is MNKIGIIANPASGKDIRRLVSHATTIDNNEKVNIVERIVLAAEAFGVKNIFIMPDTFQIGYKVLDNLNTLGELSTNLQIMNMKVRGSIDDTINAAKLMEEYEVDCLVVLGGDGTSRAVAKSINKTPIISISTGTNNVYPEMLEGTVAGMAAAFVASKKFSLDEISNRDKRIEIFKDGTLVDIALVDAVISKNLFVGAKAIWDVEDMEKVIVTRAHPGTIGFSSLVGCRKIIEIEDDFGAVIDLTENKYKIIAPIAAGTIEKVHMGDTKIIKLNEEYKFTSKEKGVIALDGEREISFKKGETFIFKITRKGPIRVNIKSALELAQAQGFFNI